Proteins from one Cryptomeria japonica chromosome 4, Sugi_1.0, whole genome shotgun sequence genomic window:
- the LOC131044108 gene encoding berberine bridge enzyme-like D-2: MASLRIISLCTALLLLSICASAQDGQGLISCLQQKGITNVTTSNSSSAYDSLLRFSLQNLRYTEPSVRKPYVLILPYKREQVVDSVRCCIQHGWQIVVRSGGHSYEGLSSTSDSPNFAIIDLINFDHVTVDMKSKTAWAEAGATVGQLYSAIAGVTTDYGFPAGVCPTMGTGGHFSGGGMSLLSRKYGLAADNIIDAVLVDANGKLLDRKSMGEDLFWALRGGSGGSWGVVVAWKVRLVSVPRKVTVFNVHRTGRSKVTDLVYRWQSIAPYLERDFFIRTVISGTQLQSGEKDVTLTFNGMYLGPLDQLLKVANESFPEMGIVAGDCEETDWIGSISYTAYTSTSQLANRTNSGKNYFKAKSDFVSSPISPSGLEGAWKFLEEELNGYVIFAPLGGRMYEIPSWEIPFPHRKGYLYNIQYQVTWSDSSKDSGFIDWIRRFYTYMTPHVSKNPRGAYVNYLDLDLGTAVNGTASVAEARAWGEKYFGGNFDRLVKVKTKFDPNNVFRNSQSIPVNK; this comes from the coding sequence ATGGCCTCGTTGAGGATTATCTCGTTGTGCACCGCATTGCTTCTATTGAGCATCTGCGCATCTGCGCAAGATGGGCAGGGGCTCATATCGTGCCTTCAACAAAAGGGCATTACAAACGTGACGACTTCTAATTCTTCCTCTGCATACGATTCTCTCTTGAGGTTTTCTCTGCAAAACCTGAGGTATACAGAACCAAGCGTGCGCAAACCATACGTGTTGATTCTGCCATACAAGAGAGAACAAGTGGTAGACTCGGTGCGGTGCTGCATCCAACACGGCTGGCAGATCGTTGTGCGGAGCGGAGGGCACAGCTACGAAGGTCTCTCCTCGACTTCCGACTCTCCCAATTTCGCTATCATCGACCTCATCAATTTCGACCATGTTACGGTCGACATGAAGTCGAAAACAGCGTGGGCAGAGGCGGGAGCAACGGTTGGACAGCTGTACTCCGCCATTGCAGGCGTTACAACAGACTACGGCTTCCCTGCGGGAGTGTGTCCTACGATGGGCACGGGCGGCCATTTCAGTGGCGGCGGAATGAGTTTGCTCTCCAGGAAATACGGGCTCGCCGCCGACAACATCATCGATGCGGTGCTTGTGGACGCAAATGGTAAGTTGTTGGACAGAAAGAGCATGGGAGAAGATCTCTTTTGGGCCCTCCGAGGCGGAAGTGGAGGCAGCTGGGGAGTCGTCGTTGCATGGAAAGTCCGGTTGGTGAGTGTGCCTCGCAAAGTAACGGTTTTCAATGTGCACAGAACGGGGCGAAGTAAGGTGACCGACCTGGTCTATCGGTGGCAATCCATTGCACCTTATTTGGAACGGGATTTTTTTATTCGCACCGTCATATCAGGCACCCAATTGCAAAGTGGCGAGAAGGACGTGACGCTCACCTTCAATGGAATGTATCTCGGCCCCCTCGATCAGCTGCTCAAAGTGGCTAACGAAAGTTTCCCCGAAATGGGAATCGTTGCTGGCGATTGCGAGGAGACGGACTGGATAGGCTCAATATCTTACACCGCATATACCAGTACGAGCCAGCTGGCTAACAGGACCAATTCCGGCAAAAACTActtcaaagcaaaatctgattTTGTATCGAGCCCCATATCGCCATCGGGGTTGGAGGGCGCATGGAAGTTCCTGGAAGAGGAGCTTAACGGTTATGTTATTTTTGCTCCGCTGGGTGGAAGAATGTACGAGATACCATCGTGGGAGATTCCATTTCCCCACAGGAAAGGATATTTGTACAACATACAATATCAAGTTACGTGGAGTGATAGCAGCAAGGATTCGGGCTTCATCGATTGGATCCGAAGATTTTACACATACATGACTCCTCATGTATCCAAAAATCCAAGGGGTGCCTATGTGAACTATTTAGATCTGGACTTGGGCACAGCTGTTAATGGAACAGCTAGCGTGGCAGAGGCAAGAGCTTGGGGTGAAAAGTATTTCGGAGGCAATTTCGACAGATTGGTGAAGGTAAAGACCAAATTTGACCCTAACAATGTTTTCAGGAATTCTCAGAGCATTCCTGTGAATAAGTGA